A genomic stretch from Coffea arabica cultivar ET-39 chromosome 10c, Coffea Arabica ET-39 HiFi, whole genome shotgun sequence includes:
- the LOC113713448 gene encoding uncharacterized protein has product MVSLHTSLSPSRRKIIPELENLFKKRKLHDDDDRPDQASRNIPDHPIKGQPMIKSAPDTELQLETPTPMEWQRCLDIKSGQIYFYNTRTNKRMLTDPRSSPEPPQPSHGHMSLDLELNLPCGSSGKTQVTNIFTKNSTSNSLGDDHELLVNSSATKNSNNNQKGGLTRSPSWLTFEGSEQEMVAAACKKCHMLVMMCKSSPSCPNCKFMHPPEQTSPSLLKRRLSLLC; this is encoded by the exons ATGGTCTCCCTTCATACCTCTCTTTCTCCAAGCCGAAGAAAAATCATCCCAGAATTGgagaatttgttcaagaagaGGAAATTGCATGATGACGATGATCGGCCTGATCAAGCTTCTCGAAACATCCCTGATCACCCCATCAAAGGCCAACCCATGATCAAGTCCGCACCTGACACAGAGCTACAGCTCGAGACTCCTACACCTATGGAGTGGCAACGTTGCCTTGATATCAAG TCGGGGCAGATATATTTCTACAACACAAGAACAAATAAGAGGATGCTAACCGATCCAAGGTCAAGCCCAGAGCCACCACAGCCAAGTCATGGTCACATGAGCTTAGACCTCGAACTTAACCTACCATGTGGCTCATCAGGTAAAACTCAGGTGACAAATATTTTCACGAAGAACAGCACCTCAAATTCCTTGGGTGATGATCATGAACTCCTCGTAAAttcgagtgcaaccaagaaCAGCAACAATAATCAAAAAGGAGGTCTAACGCGGTCTCCCTCATGGTTGACATTCGAAGGATCAGAGCAAGAGATGGTGGCGGCTGCTTGCAAGAAGTGTCATATGTTGGTTATGATGTGCAAGTCTTCACCGTCTTGTCCAAACTGCAAATTCATGCATCCTCCAGAACAAACCTCTCCAAGTCTTTTAAAACGAAGGCTAAGCCTTTTGTGCTAA